Proteins co-encoded in one Quercus robur chromosome 8, dhQueRobu3.1, whole genome shotgun sequence genomic window:
- the LOC126693920 gene encoding uncharacterized protein LOC126693920 isoform X2 has protein sequence MATTSTNRTPLFLMASHPTMNTVYEETKSPTSKTRGRKPSKGPTQKKQAQRGLGVEKLERLRIQESWKKMTEFPSSLPDPQPPLQCQTPFMSPFTEHHVSGSVPVQYRAPAPPSSVVNGSCGAGNGGAGFGGTFGMLMSDQVVLNPYAGIGVPDPRVFVETSRELSSMPKLQSVPHNCDLCLKKKRFNGGNIGFDGGRDQNSETSPISGSAFHGSNLENIPNFTSNFGATTAPRHATRNLDQGVEVVAIHRKGNSMCGSVFMEYEFFPGKSGRGTSSKGLELPGEGSVAVGGEPSYPTTTAYCATSSSVDLSLKLSY, from the exons ATGGCTACTACTTCTACTAATAGAACTCCACTGTTCCTCATGGCCTCACACCCAACCATGAACACCGTTTATGAAGAAACCAAATCACCCACCTCAAAAACTCGAGGGAGAAAGCCTAGCAAGGGACCAACCCAGAAAAAACAAGCCCAGAGAGGACTCGGTGTTGAAAAGCTTGAGCGACTCAGGATCCAAGAGAGTTGGAAGAAGATGACTGAATTTCCCAGCAGCCTCCCTGATCCTCAGCCTCCTCTTCAGTGCCAAACTCCATTTATGTCACCCTTCACTGAACATCACGTTTCTGGGTCTGTTCCAGTTCAGTACCGTGCGCCTGCACCTCCATCTTCAGTTGTTAATGGCAGCTGTGGGGCTGGAAATGGAGGTGCTGGGTTTGGTGGGACTTTTGGGATGCTGATGTCTGATCAGGTTGTGTTGAATCCGTACGCTGGGATTGGGGTTCCGGATCCTAGAGTTTTTGTTGAGACCTCTAGAGAGCTCTCTTCAATGCCAAAGTTGCAATCTGTGCCTCACAACTGTGATCTCTGCTTGAAG AAAAAACGCTTCAATGGGGGAAATATAGGGTTTGATGGAGGGAGAGACCAGAATAGTGAGACATCTCCAATCAGCGGCTCTGCTTTTCATGGATCAAATCTCGAAAACATCCCAAACTTCACTAGCAATTTTGGTGCCACCACAGCACCCAGGCATGCCACTCGCAACCTTGATCAG GGTGTAGAAGTTGTGGCAATTCACAGGAAGGGAAATTCAATGTGTGGAAGTGTTTTCATGGAATACGAGTTTTTCCCTGGGAAAAGTGGCAGAGGCACTTCTTCCAAGGGGCTTGAATTGCCTGGAGAAGGTTCAGTTGCTGTGGGTGGCGAACCTTCTTATCCTACTACTACTGCTTATTGTGCCACTTCTAGTTCTGTTGATTTGTCACTCAAGCTTTCATATTAG
- the LOC126693920 gene encoding uncharacterized protein LOC126693920 isoform X1, producing the protein MATTSTNRTPLFLMASHPTMNTVYEETKSPTSKTRGRKPSKGPTQKKQAQRGLGVEKLERLRIQESWKKMTEFPSSLPDPQPPLQCQTPFMSPFTEHHVSGSVPVQYRAPAPPSSVVNGSCGAGNGGAGFGGTFGMLMSDQVVLNPYAGIGVPDPRVFVETSRELSSMPKLQSVPHNCDLCLKLQKKRFNGGNIGFDGGRDQNSETSPISGSAFHGSNLENIPNFTSNFGATTAPRHATRNLDQGVEVVAIHRKGNSMCGSVFMEYEFFPGKSGRGTSSKGLELPGEGSVAVGGEPSYPTTTAYCATSSSVDLSLKLSY; encoded by the exons ATGGCTACTACTTCTACTAATAGAACTCCACTGTTCCTCATGGCCTCACACCCAACCATGAACACCGTTTATGAAGAAACCAAATCACCCACCTCAAAAACTCGAGGGAGAAAGCCTAGCAAGGGACCAACCCAGAAAAAACAAGCCCAGAGAGGACTCGGTGTTGAAAAGCTTGAGCGACTCAGGATCCAAGAGAGTTGGAAGAAGATGACTGAATTTCCCAGCAGCCTCCCTGATCCTCAGCCTCCTCTTCAGTGCCAAACTCCATTTATGTCACCCTTCACTGAACATCACGTTTCTGGGTCTGTTCCAGTTCAGTACCGTGCGCCTGCACCTCCATCTTCAGTTGTTAATGGCAGCTGTGGGGCTGGAAATGGAGGTGCTGGGTTTGGTGGGACTTTTGGGATGCTGATGTCTGATCAGGTTGTGTTGAATCCGTACGCTGGGATTGGGGTTCCGGATCCTAGAGTTTTTGTTGAGACCTCTAGAGAGCTCTCTTCAATGCCAAAGTTGCAATCTGTGCCTCACAACTGTGATCTCTGCTTGAAG TTGCAGAAAAAACGCTTCAATGGGGGAAATATAGGGTTTGATGGAGGGAGAGACCAGAATAGTGAGACATCTCCAATCAGCGGCTCTGCTTTTCATGGATCAAATCTCGAAAACATCCCAAACTTCACTAGCAATTTTGGTGCCACCACAGCACCCAGGCATGCCACTCGCAACCTTGATCAG GGTGTAGAAGTTGTGGCAATTCACAGGAAGGGAAATTCAATGTGTGGAAGTGTTTTCATGGAATACGAGTTTTTCCCTGGGAAAAGTGGCAGAGGCACTTCTTCCAAGGGGCTTGAATTGCCTGGAGAAGGTTCAGTTGCTGTGGGTGGCGAACCTTCTTATCCTACTACTACTGCTTATTGTGCCACTTCTAGTTCTGTTGATTTGTCACTCAAGCTTTCATATTAG
- the LOC126694852 gene encoding tRNA (guanine(37)-N1)-methyltransferase 1 encodes MATKLFLRPHSIPLITLPPKLLFPKNPKPLTISLFCFNTQAQTQIHYGPSLHKGIKPSSQSQNPQQQQKEEQSDLMFDEQSFTRVFDLTALRVPAKDCFALESRLRGHLLNWPRIRNVARFPNDDVDPSLLPLLGSTIQQEDLVSLERRIHGKAEGDGDVLSPVLYRDKLAREFNARGFIKFRNLAKISRPKRKKKNVKEEERSEGNKGIGKNEIALVEVVEEEEEGEGDLKGLLGDEFKGTRRKWSGPTRLLLLDERYAARKAEELPEAIKVVLKEDTGQSTKSTFELVRCKLTLFYDYWQMDEILEALLPKGIIVPSAFETVGHIAHLNLRAEHLPYKNLIAKVVLDKNKPKIQTVVNKIDAIHNDYRTMQLEVLAGNHSLVTTVVENGMRFHVDLATVYWNSRLATERQRLLNGFTYRDVVCDVFSGVGPIAISAAKIVKRVYANDLNPIAVEYLERNCVFNKLEKKIKVFNMDGRRFIQAIFSSDKAKSITQVVMNLPNDAAEYLDAFRGIYTDRPKNEDFTFPMIHVYGFSKAQDPEFDFHERLRIALSEVEVNVEMRRVRLVAPGKWMLCASFVLPESVAFADTTRLDM; translated from the exons ATGGCGACGAAGCTCTTCCTCAGACCCCACTCTATTCCCCTCATCACTCTCCCCCCAAAACTCCTCTtccccaaaaacccaaaacccctcACCATTTCTCTCTTCTGCTTCAACACTCAAGCCCAAACCCAAATTCACTACGGACCTTCCCTCCACAAAGGAATCAAACCATCTTCCCAATCCCAAAAtccccaacaacaacaaaaagaagagCAAAGTGACTTAATGTTCGACGAACAAAGCTTCACTCGAGTATTCGACCTCACAGCACTTCGCGTCCCTGCAAAAGACTGTTTTGCCCTCGAAAGCCGCCTCCGTGGCCACCTCCTGAACTGGCCTCGCATTCGCAACGTTGCCCGATTCCCAAACGACGACGTCGACCCCAGCCTCCTACCCCTATTAGGTTCCACAATTCAACAAGAAGATCTCGTTTCGCTCGAGCGAAGAATTCACGGTAAAGCCGAGGGAGACGGCGACGTTTTGAGCCCGGTGTTGTACAGGGACAAGCTTGCCAGGGAGTTTAACGCTCGAGGGTTTATCAAATTTAGGAACTTAGCGAAGATTTCGCGGccgaagaggaagaagaagaatgtgaaAGAGGAGGAGAGGAGTGAGGGCAATAAGGGAATTGGGAAGAATGAGATTGCTTTGGTGGAGgttgtggaggaggaggaggaaggagAGGGGGATTTGAAGGGTTTGTTGGGTGATGAGTTCAAGGGAACGAGGCGGAAGTGGAGTGGTCCGACGAGGTTGTTGCTTTTGGATGAGAGGTACGCGGCGAGGAAGGCCGAGGAGTTGCCTGAGGCAATCAAG GTTGTGTTGAAAGAAGATACAGGGCAAAGTACAAAATCAACTTTTGAGCTTGTTAGATGCAAGCTGACATTGTTTTATGATTACTGGCAGATGGATGAG ATCTTGGAGGCCTTGCTACCAAAGGGTATAATTGTTCCATCGGCGTTTGAAACTGTTGGGCATATTGCTCACCTGAACCTGAGGGCAGAACATTTACCATACAAGAATCTCATAGCAAAG GTTGTTCTGGACAAGAATAAGCCAAAGATACAAACAGTAGTCAATAAGATTGATGCAATTCATAATGACTACAGAACTATGCAGTTGGAGGTCTTGGCTGGAAACCATTCCCTTGTGACAACAGTTgttgagaatggaatgcgaTTTCATGTTGATTTAGCAACAGT GTATTGGAATTCAAGGCTTGCAACAGAAAGACAAAGGCTTCTGAATGGCTTTACATACCGTGATGTTGTTT GCGATGTTTTCTCTGGGGTTGGTCCAATTGCTATATCGGCTGCAAAGATAGTAAAACGTGTTTATGCTAACGATCTAAACCCAATAGCAGTTGAATATCTAGAAAGAAATTGTGTGTTCAACAAACTTGAGAAGAAAATTAAG GTCTTTAACATGGATGGAAGGAGGTTCATCCAGGCTATATTTTCAAGTGATAAAGCTAAGTCCATCACACAAGTGGTTATGAATTTGCCAAACGATGCTGCAGAGTACCTAG ATGCATTCAGAGGAATATACACAGATAGACCCAAGAATGAAGATTTCACTTTTCCGATGATCCATGTTTATGGATTCTCCAAAGCTCAAGATCCAGAGTTTGACTTTCATGAG CGGCTTAGAATTGCATTGTCAGAAGTGGAGGTCAATGTAGAGATGCGTAGAGTACGCCTTGTTGCACCAGGAAAATGGATGCTATGCGCATCATTTGTGCTACCTGAGAGTGTAGCATTTGCAGATACTACTAGGCTAGATATGTAA